In Salmo trutta chromosome 28, fSalTru1.1, whole genome shotgun sequence, one DNA window encodes the following:
- the dnase1l1l gene encoding deoxyribonuclease I-like 1-like: MKWPVLVACFVGLWHVAMSLKICAFNVQSFGEAKANNKKVMGILIKILARCDLCLIQEVRDAKGEAIPTLVKDLNRFDKSHAYSYVESKRLGKKTYKEQYVYIYKKDVLQVREHCQYPEIEGEEGTNNDTEVFSREPFIVRFHSPTTLVKDFVLVGQHTCPKTAMKEIDELYTVFNGICKKWKTENVVILGDLNAACSYITIKGFRAVRLRSDPKFRWLIGDEQDTTVRQKTHCAYDRIVIHGREMISGIVPDSAKPFNFKEEFHLTEDEALEVSDHFPVEVDLKPIHRYLLRHEL, encoded by the exons ATGAAGTGGCCAGTTCTTGTGGCGTGTTTTGTGGGACTGTGGCACGTTGCAATGTCACTGAAAATTTGTGCCTTCAACGTTCAGAGCTTTGGGGAGGCGAAAGCCAACAACAAAAAGGTTATGGGAATTCTGATCAAG ATTCTTGCTCGCTGTGACCTGTGTTTGATCCAGGAGGTCCGAGACGCAAAAGGTGAAGCAATACCTACGCTGGTGAAAGATCTTAACAG ATTTGACAAATCACATGCGTACTCCTACGTGGAGAGTAAGAGACTGGGGAAGAAAACGTACAAAGAGCAATATGTCTACATTTACAA GAAAGATGTGCTGCAGGTTCGAGAGCATTGCCAGTATCCTGAgatagagggagaagaggggacgAATAACGACACTGAGGTTTTCTCCAGAGAGCCTTTCATTGTCCGGTTCCACTCACCCACTACCT TGGTGAAGGATTTTGTCTTGGTGGGCCAACACACCTGTCCTAAAACGGCAATGAAAGAGATCGATGAACTCTACACTGTTTTCAATGGGATCTGCAAGAAGTGGAAGACTGAG AATGTGGTGATCTTAGGGGACCTGAACGCAGCCTGCAGCTACATCACCATCAAGGGCTTTAGAGCTGTGCGTTTGAGAAGCGACCCCAAGTTCCGCTGGCTGATTGGAGATGAACAGGATACAACCGTCCGGCAGAAGACACACTGCGCTTACGACAG GATAGTTATCCATGGCAGAGAGATGATCTCTGGGATAGTTCCAGATTCAGCTAAACCCTTCAACTTTAAAGAGGAGTTCCACCTTACTGAAGACGAG gcCTTGGAAGTCAGCGACCACTTCCCAGTAGAAGTTGACCTGAAGCCCATCCATCGCTATCTCTTGCGCCATGAACTTTAG
- the LOC115165318 gene encoding uncharacterized protein LOC115165318 translates to MDSGEEEDTGIEDIGSPGGRSVVVHYDEENIENIVTTGQPFAQEERENPNIRNIEQGAYENSDVSCFESVTEDDTMKITADISEGIEEEERPTAEENQEKSSDSDLEVLTSSITQNQREEGKKEVNLLSPHFPQENEEEEEQDEHGAPEMVSDCPDPAATQNLQSLMVNTFVEHPLEEKIKDFLGDDHQEAGESFADYPSDFSPSEYDKDGGKGRERNKNGSTLSSPSEGHLKIDENVYPEREITKQKDSHVQGEEDEKEDARPAISLSVEGKQDFADCAMCKINIDISMGKIIEDNLEADCSSDSSSDSSSDGSSDGSSEDEKDEDPEKHNEEHPALPRYQGIPQRDCGSDVSPLPDWEGGEENSSKQSVADLHLSDTISDVPTFTLHSEAGPSTAEVTRFSRGKRSTGNMSSSDSEDNFPGEFCTLETELRKDKGETYIWGKEEYLPEIPPELERTLENHLHTNISWDTGDNNVDRSGFILNYKYEGSGITVGEEQFADDEEEEERSWKQERVRIEAFYKFYNDEEEKEAMETEDAFSGRKPRVQFCMDPLPQVIEYTDSSSDTDLVDSSSDRDEDLDSTARLEEQREPETQESQKPQGELQDLSKIPRTHSKRDRCLRVLKFLLKMALLTLIGLLTFWWTTDLLDLDW, encoded by the exons atgGACTCAGGAGAAGAAGAGGACACAGGAATAGAGGACATTGGCTCCCCAGGGGGTAGGTCTGTGGTTGTTCACTACGACGAAGAGAATATAGAAAATATCGTAACTACAGGACAACCTTTTGCCCAAGAGGAGAGGGAAAACCCTAACATCAGAAACATAGAGCAAGGTGCTTACGAGAACAGTGATGTGAGTTGTTTTGAGAGTGTTACTGAAGATGACACCATGAAAATCACAGCAGATATAAGTGAAGGGATTGAAGAAGAGGAGAGACCGACGGCTGAAGAAAACCAAGAGAAATCATCTGATTCAGACCTGGAGGTCCTGACAAGCTCTATCACTCAAAACcagagagaagagggaaagaaagaagtgAACTTACTCTCCCCACATTTTCCCCAGGAGAATGAAGAGGAAGAAGAGCAAGATGAACATGGAGCTCCAGAGATGGTTTCTGATTGTCCTGATCCCGCAGCAACACAGAATCTGCAATCTCTTATGGTCAATACCTTTGTGGAACACCCGCTTGAGGAGAAAATTAAGGACTTCCTAGGGGACGACCACCAAGAGGCGGGTGAAAGCTTTGCAGATTACCCCTCTGACTTCTCTCCGAGTGAATACGACaaggatggagggaaagggagagagcgaaACAAAAATGGGAGCACACTGTCTAGTCCCTCTGAGGGTCATTTAAAGATAGACGAGAATGTCTACCCGGAGAGAGAAATAACCAAGCAGAAGGATAGCCATGTACAGGGAGAGGAAGATGAAAAGGAAGATGCAAGACCTGCTATCTCTCTGAGCGTAGAAGGCAAACAAGATTTTGCAGATTGTGCGATGTGTAAAATCAATATTGACATTAGCATGGGCAAGATTATTGAAGACAATCTTGAAGCTGATTGCTCCAGTGATAGCTCCAGTGATAGCTCCAGTGATGGCTCCAGTGATGGCTCCAGTGAGGATGAGAAGGATGAAGACCCAGAGAAGCATAATGAAGAACACCCAGCACTGCCAAGATACCAGGGTATTCCTCAGAGAGACTGCGGATCTGATGTTTCACCTCTACCTGActgggagggtggagaggagaacaGCTCCAAGCAGAGTGTTGCTGACCTGCATCTTTCAGACACCATCTCCGATGTCCCCACTTTTACCCTTCACAGTGAGGCCGGACCCAGTACAGCAGAGGTAACCAGGTTTAGCAGGGGTAAGAGGAGTACAGGCAACATGTCATCATCTGACTCTGAGGATAATTTTCCCGGAGAATTTTGTACGTTGGAGACTGAACTAAGAAAGGACAAAGGGGAGACTTACATTTGGGGTAAAGAGGAGTATCTTCCAGAAATCCCGCCGGAGCTAGAAAGAACGTTGGAGAACCACCTTCACACCAATATAAGCTGGGACACAGGGGATAATAACGTGGACAGGAGTGGTTTCATTCTAAATTACAAGTATGAGGGGAGTGGAATCACAGTCGGAGAGGAACAATTTGCagatgatgaagaagaggaggagaggagttggaaacaagagagagtgagaatCGAGGCATTCTACAAGTTTTATAATGACGAAGAGGAGAAGGAGGCGATGGAAACAGAAGATGCTTTTTCAGGGAGGAAGCCTAGAGTTCAGTTCTGCATGGATCCCCTGCCTCAAGTCATTGAATATACAGACAG CAGCAGTGACACGGATTTGGTCGACAGCTCATCTGACAGAGATGAGGACCTGGATTCTACAGCAAGGCTTGAA GAGCAGCGTGAGCCTGAGACTCAGGAGAGTCAGAAGCCACAAGGAGAACTACAAGATCTCAGCAAAATACCTCGGACACACAGCAAGAGAGACCGG TGTCTGAGGGTGCTGAAGTTCCTGCTGAAGATGGCCCTTTTGACATTGATTGGACTTTTGACATTCTGGTGGACAACAGACCTACTGGACTTGGACTGGTGA